A stretch of the Panicum virgatum strain AP13 chromosome 9N, P.virgatum_v5, whole genome shotgun sequence genome encodes the following:
- the LOC120687243 gene encoding 1-aminocyclopropane-1-carboxylate synthase 1-like: MVSMVADDEKPQLLSKKAACNSHGQDSSYFLGWEEYEKNPYDPVANPGGIIQMGLAENQLSFDLLEAWLEDNPDALGLRRGGASVFRELALFQDYHGMPAFKNALARFMSEQRGFRVAFDPSNIVLTAGATSANEALVFCLADHGDAFLIPTPYYPGFDRDLKWRTGAEIVPVHCTSANGFRVTRDALDDAYRRAQRRRLRVKGVLITNPSNPLGTTSPRADLELLVDFVAAKGIHLVSDEIYSGTAFAEPGFVSVLEVVAARGGAAADGLVERVHVVYSLSKDLGLPGFRVGAIYSSSAAVVSAATKMSSFGLVSSQTQHLLASLLGDRDFTRRYIAENTRRIKERREQLAEGLRAIGIEVLEGNAGLFCWVRMGSLMRSQSFEGEMELWKKVVFEVGLNISPGSSCHCREPGWFRVCFANMSAKTLDVALQRLAAFAEASGKGAPARRGLARGPARTMSCPVARFSWANRLTPGSADRKSER; the protein is encoded by the exons ATGGTGAGCATGGTCGCCGACGACGAGAAGCCGCAGCTGCTGTCCAAGAAGGCCGCGTGCAACAGCCACGGCCAGGACTCGTCCTACTTCCTGGGGTGGGAGGAGTACGAGAAGAACCCCTACGACCCCGTCGCCAACCCCGGCGGCATCATCCAGATGGGCCTCGCCGAGAACCAGCTCTCGTTCGACCTCCTCGAGGCTTGGCTGGAGGACAACCCGGACGCGctcggcctccgccgcggcggcgcctccgtcTTCCGCGAGCTCGCGCTCTTCCAGGACTACCACGGCATGCCGGCCTTCAAGAAT GCATTGGCGCGGTTCATGTCCGAGCAGCGAGGCTTCAGGGTGGCCTTCGACCCCAGCAACATCGTGCtcaccgccggcgccacctCGGCCAATGAGGCGCTCGTGTTCTGCCTCGCCGACCACGGCGACGCCTTTCTCATCCCCACGCCATACTACCCAGG CTTCGACCGCGACCTCAAGTGGCGCACCGGCGCCGAGATCGTGCCCGTGCACTGCACGAGCGCCAACGGCTTCCGGGTGACGCGTGACGCGCTGGACGACGCGTACCGCCGCGCCCAGAGGCGCCGGCTGCGCGTCAAGGGCGTGCTCATCACCAACCCCTCCAACCCGCTGGGCACCACGTCGCCGCGCGCCGACCTGGAGCTCCTCGTCGACTTCGTGGCCGCCAAGGGCATCCACCTCGTCAGCGACGAGATCTACTCCGGCACGGCCTTCGCCGAGCCGGGCTTCGTCAGCGTcctcgaggtggtggcggcacgcggcggcgcggcggcggacggcctgGTGGAGCGCGTGCACGTCGTGTACAGCCTGTCCAAGGACCTGGGCCTCCCGGGCTTCCGCGTGGGCGCCATCTactcctccagcgccgccgtggtcTCCGCGGCCACCAAGATGTCCAGCTTCGGGCTCGTCTCCTCCCAGACGCAGCACCTCCTGGCGTCGCTCCTGGGCGACCGGGACTTCACTCGGCGGTACATCGCCGAGAACACGCGGCGCATCAAGGAGCGGCGCGAGCAGCTGGCGGAGGGCCTGCGGGCGATCGGCATTGAGGTCCTGGAGGGCAACGCGGGGCTCTTCTGCTGGGTGCGGATGGGCAGCCTGATGCGGAGCCAGTCGTTCGAGGGCGAGATGGAGCTGTGGAAGAAGGTGGTGTTCGAGGTCGGGCTCAACATCTCCCCGGGCTCCTCGTGCCACTGCCGCGAGCCCGGCTGGTTCCGCGTCTGCTTCGCCAACATGTCCGCCAAGACCCTCGACGTCGCCCTCCAGCGCCTCGCCGCCTTCGCCGAGGCCAGCGGCAAGggcgcccccgcgcgccgcggcctcgcccgcGGCCCCGCCCGGACCATGAGCTGCCCCGTCGCCCGCTTCAGCTGGGCGAACCGCCTCACCCCGGGCTCCGCCGACCGGAAGTCCGAGCGGTAG